In Candidatus Electrothrix scaldis, the genomic window ACAAGTAATGGTATTGTCGAGTTTACCAAGCAACTTCTGGCACACCTTCCCAATGGAACCCGGATTTTGTTCAGGGGCGACAGCGGTTTTTTTGTTGGTGCCCTGCTTGATCTTTTGGATCAGTATGGTCATAGTTACCTGATCAAGGTTAAGCTCAAGGGGCTGGTCACCCTTCTGTCCAAACAATCCTGGGAGCCGGTCCCCGGGCAGGCCGGTTGGGAACAATGTATCTTTTTTCATAAATGTACGACCTGGTCTTCGACCCGACTCTTTGTTGCGGTCCGCAGAGAGAAACCGGCTGACCCGGCAAAACCAGCGACCCTGTTTGAGATGAAGGAGTTCGATTACTTCTGTTATGTGGTCAGTGAGATTGCTGATCCATGGCAGGTCCACAAACGATACGGCCAACGAGCAACTTGTGAAACCTGGATTGAGGAAGCAAAAAACCAGACTGCGTTGGTACATATCAAGACAGAAGATTTCTGGGCAAATAGTGTGTTGTTTCAAACTGCTATTCTGGCATACAACACGATACGATGGATGGCTTTATTGAGCGGTAATGCTGTATTACGTCGCTGGGAGCCAGGTACAATTCGTACATTTCTCGTTCGGGTGGCTGGGAAGTATACTACTGGTGGACGGCAGCAAAAGCTATTTGTTCCCGAACGAATGCTGTATTCCACTCAGTGGGATGACTGGGTGGCGGTGGGGCTGTACTGACCAGCACTACTACCTCTTTTTTTGAAATATTTTTTTCCATCAACAGGATTAGTGCGTCTTGTGGGGCAAAATATTCTACTTGATCAGCCTTAAAGAGGCATCTGCTTATCTGGAAACAGCACTTTTCGGTGTTTTTTACTATCAACTGATAACTATTTTCAGAATTTTTGGTTTTCTACAACACCAAATGGTTAGTCATTTGAGCCAAAAAGATCAATTGCAGGATTTAGGTATCAGTATGAGGACATACCAAATCCCTTGAGGGTACAGGTTGTGCATATGCTGAAAGAAGCCTTTATGATAGAAGGGAAATATTTCTCATCTGAAGCAGATGAGACAATAAAGGAGATCAACAAAGTGCTCTGTCGCGAATACGGGGTATTCAGACTTTCCGATGAATACGATAAAGCATTTAGTGAGTTAGCTGATTTTCTGCTCCAGACAAAAGATTATGAGCAAGCCCTTGATGTTATAGAACTGACGTTTCGAATTATTGACAAGTCAATCCGCAAGAACCTGTATCATTACAATCAACGCCTGAATGTTGATGCACTTATAAATGAACTGAATCAGAGATTCAGGGAAGCTGGCGTTGGTTATCAATACGAATCTGGTGAATTAATACGAGTTGATTCTCAATTTATACACTCGGAAGCCGTCAAGCCTGTTCTGAGCTTACTGAAAGCACAGCGTTACCACTCCGTAAATCAAGAGTTCCTTCAAGCGCATGAGCATTATCGGCACGGACGTTATGAGGAATCAACTACCGAATGCCTGAAGGCGTTTGAAAGCCTGCTTAAGACTATTTGTTCCGGTCGGAATTGGGCTTATGACCAGAAAGATACGGCTAAGAAACTCATTGCCATAGTTTTAAATAATGGGCTGATTCCTTCCTTTATGCAGAATCAACTCAATGTCATGCAAAACCTCCTAGAATCTGGAGTACCTACGGTAAGGAATAAACTTGCAGGGCATGGACAAGGCCCTACACCGAGACAAATGCCGGATTATATAGCTTCCTATGTCTTGCATCTCACAGCAACAACCATTTTACTTTTTGCCCAGGCTGATGCTGCACATCCATAAGGGCAAGCAATTATCTTTCAAAATCATTTCTGTTTGTTATTTACAATGAATTAAATGGTAATTGCATGCCATCAGCGAATAAATGAACCTCCTTCTTTCCTTTACAATAGGCGTCCTCACCGGATTGTTATTAACAGGAAGAAACGATAGCTTCATAGGTTCTCTGAGAAAGTGGATCAACGAAACAAGCAAGGATAGTAGGAAAAAACGAGAGGAAATTGAGGATACTATTGAAAAGAACCTGCCGGACTTTCACACCTGGGTGAAACAGGGCGCAGAGAGAAGAAGAATACTCAAGAGAAAAATCCTCTTTTCCCTACTGTTCGTGCTCGCAGCAGTCCTCCTTATCCAGTACATCCGGGCCTGCTCCCATGAAAATGGGCAGTCACCGAAAACTTTTCAGTCTAACAAAACCCAAGAGTCAGCCTCAGCAACAGAAACAACAGCACCCGAATCAACAGAGGAAACAACTGAGCAGTAACAGGACGCTCTCTATTAAAAAGAGGCTGCCTCCCTTTGTTCACAGATGACGTCCTCTTTAAATAACAAGGCCTCCTCTTTTTCAGAGGATCATTCCTTTTAAAAAAAGCAGGAGCCCTTTCCTTACAAACAACGCCCCTTTTTTAAAACAAAGGTCTCCTCTTAAAGAAAGTACGAAGCCTCTCCTTAACCGAAGAGCTACTTTCTCTAAGAGCAGCTTTCCTGTTTTAAAATGGAGCAGTCCTTTTTTAAGATGAAGCGCTCCTGTCAAAGAAAGCACGAGACCTTTTTTTAAAAGAAGCTCTCCTTTCTTTGCTAGCACTCCACCTTTTTGAGAAAGAAGATACCCTCAGCAACAAACAGGAGCATCGAACAAAGTGTTCCTTCAAGGAAAGACAGTATGGGCAGCCCGGACCTGACAGCAAAACGACACTACACGGTTGATGATTATGCCTCATGGAACGACGGCCAACGCTATGAACTCCTGCACGGGGATGTCCATGCAATGACGCCTGCGCCGAGCTGGCTGCATCAGGTGGTTTCAGCAAACCTGGGCTTTGAAATCCAGGCACGTTTGCGCTCCATGAAAAAATGCCATCTTGTTCATGCGCCTATTGATGTTTACCTCTTAAATGATACAGTGGTGCAACCGGATATCATCGTTGTTTGTGACCCGAAAAAAATCGAAAAGAAAGGTTGCGTCGGCGCACCCGATCTTGTCGTGGAAATTCTTTCGCCCTCCACAGCAAAGACAGACTGGAAAGATAAGTATGCTCTCTATGAAGCAGCAGGTGTGCGGGAGTACTGGATCGTCAACCCCGAAGACACCCTTGTACATGTCTTCCGCCTCACCGAAGGAAAATTCTACCTGGAGAACACCTATTCTCTTGAGAATACTGTACCGATCGGTATTTTTGATGACGTGGTGATAGACCTGAAAAATGTCTTTGAAAACGACAGGGATTGAGTATCTTCGGTACACCAAAAGACGAATGGCAGAAAATAAATATTTAACCAAAAGAATAGAACAATATGACCAAAGTAATTGTAGCCGGAGCCTCCGGTCGGATGGGACAACGCATCTGTTATATGGTAGATCAACACCCGGACCTTACCCTGGCTGGTGCCTTTGAACAGGCCAGCAATCCCAATGTAGGTAAGGATGCCGGTGAAATTGCCGGAATTGGCACTTCAGGAGTGATCATCGCTGACAGCCTGGAAAAGGTAATTGATGACGGAGAGGTCATCATTGATTTTACCTTCCACAAAGCCACAATGGAATTTGTCAAGATAGCAGCCAAACATGGCCGGGCTATGGTCATCGGCACCACCGGCCTCAGCGCTGATGACCTGACCATACTCCGCAATACCGCAGCCGAACACTTCCCCTGCGTTCAAGCCCCGAATATGGCCGTGGGCGTGAATGTCCTGTTCAAGCTGGTGGAAAAGGCCGCTGCTGTGCTGGGTGATTCCTATGATGTGGAAATCGTTGAGGCCCATCACCGGATGAAAAAGGATGCACCCTCTGGAACAGCTCTGAAGATCGGAGAAATGGCAGCCAAGGGCTTAGGGCGTGATTTGGCCAAGGTTGGTGTTTTTGAACGCAACGGCATTATCGGTGAGCGTACAGATCAGGAAATCGGCATCCAGACTATTCGGGCCGGAGACATCGTTGGTGAGCACACGGCCTATTTTGCTGGCCCAGGCGAGCGAATTGAGATTACCCACCGAGCCCACAGCCGGGATAACTTTGCTGGTGGCGCAGCCAAGGCTGCCGCCTGGGTCGTGAGCCAACCCAAGGGACTCTACACCATGTTCGATGTTCTGGGACTCTCAGAGTTCTGATTTATCCTATTACACGGCAGATACTTTTCTTCCCAGTCGATGAGCACAGCCCGTCCTGGTCTCATCGACTGCGCCGATTGTTTCAAGACCGCCTTTATGGACACACCTTTTCCTGCTTCCGCCTACATCGGCCTCGGCTCTAATCTGGGGAATTCCCGCAGTCTCCTCCAGGAGGCCTGGCAGGCCCTTGACCAGCACCCGGAGGTCACGATTCAAACGCTTTCCTCCCCCTACCGTACCCAGCCCGTTGGAATGGAAAGTGAACATTGGTTCATCAATGCCGTTGGCTGCCTGCACACAAGACTCTCCCCGGAGAAACTGCTTGATCTTCTTTTAGCAACAGAGCATAAATTTGGCAGGATTCGCCACCCGGAGCTTGAAGGATACCAGGACAGAACCCTTGATCTGGATCTACTCCTCTATGAGGACTTGGTCCTGGAGAATTCTCGGCTGATCCTACCTCATCCGGCACTGCATGAGCGACTCTTTGTACTGGTTCCTTTGTCGGAAATCGGTGCGCGAGTGGAGCATCCTCGTTTGAAAAAGAGCATCGCCGAGCTCTTGGCAGAACAAGAGACCAGAAGTGGGCGAGAAGGAATTGAGCAGAGCAGCTGGCAGGAAGAATACGCAGGAAATTAGGCTATTCGCCGTTTTTTCTCTTTCTCACGGTAAAAACTAAAGGTCCTACACAGGATAAGGTCCCCTTCGAGTTCCAAGTTCACATTATTTACAAACTCTGTCCCTAAGATAAAAGGATCATCAGCTCCGTACAGCAGAACGGTTTGCAAATGGCAAAAATCATCCAGCTTCATGGAAACAAATTCCAGGGCCACCCCCTGCTCTCCCCCCCTGATAACCGCGCAAGTAGCATGAACCTCAAAGGCCTCATCAAAATCCGAATGATTTATACTGACAGTACAAATATCCCCCAGGTGCTGACCAAAACTTCCATTCACATAAAGGCCACCAAGGCTGATATTTTCCACCGCATGCCGGTAATAGCGCTGTGAACCGAAATCAAGGTCAGCATCCAGCTGGATATGTAGTCTTGTGAACTGCCTTTTATTCTTGCTCCCTATATTGACCAGCAGTTGTTGAATATTCTTAACCAAGAGCTGTTGTACATTTTCCGGGTGTACAGCTTCCTGTTTCTGAATCTTCAAAGGAACGAGAACTTTTTTGCGTTTTGGCTTTGCTCGTAAATTATTCTGTTGGATACTGAGAGCACTCTCGAGAATTTTATTCTCTCTCTCAACGATCACCTGCTGCTGGAGCTGAGCGAGTTCCTTTTTCAGTCTGCTATTTTCCTTTTCTGCATTTTCAATACGCACCTTCTGCCAGTCAATAAACTTCAATAACACATCGACAAACGGAGTCCGTTCATCGTCAGGAATGGGGCAGAGTATACCGTTAGTTGCATCCATAGGCCCAAGAACGATCTATTTATAACAATGAAAGGAGAGAGATGAGCCTGCACAGAACAGACGTTTTGCCTGCGCACATATGACAGCTTATGATGGAAGCAGATAACTTATCCTGTTTATTAAGAGAAAAAAAGGGAAAAAAGAGGAAGGAAGGCGAGCTTAGACGAGAATAAGGACAGATTTCAGAGTGTATTCCGGGTCAAATATGGTGATTCGGGTGAATTCCTCATCATTTTTTTGGATATAAACCCGTTGATACCGGGGCACAGCATGCTCCTCAGTAGTTGTAAAAACATCAACGATACTGGCATGCTCTTTTTTATGCGGACAAAGCTTGAGATACAGGGCAGATGATTCTGTGGGACAGTAGGAAATTTCAGTTGTCTGCGAGATAGTTCCCTTTTTATAAGGATTTTCAAACCAGTAGCTAACCGAACTTTGGCAATGGGACTCAAAATCTATGGTAATTGTGGCTGCGGGCAGGGGCTTCTTTCTCTCCCGCACTCTATGTGTTGTGCAAGATTTTGCTTCTTCTTTTTCTTCCAAATGAAGAGACGTAATAACTGACGGGGCTTCTCTATCTGGCAGCGAGGTAACACTGGTGAAAAATTTAACCTGAGGCTCGCAGAGGAAATTTTCATCAACAACAAATTCTCCGGCCTGATCGGTCTGGGTTATCACAGGAGCAATCTGCACATTATCGACGAAAGCAAGAGCTAGCTGATGTCCCTGAAAGGCCACCTGCACCCTGATCCCAGGATGAGGAGGATCGATTCTGCCGTAGACCAGGAGATGCATCAGTTGAGATTGACTATGTCGTCCGACGCTGACCATCGTCACGGGCGAGACAATAGTATAATAATCAGCCTTGGCACAGGCCTCCTGCGAACGTAAAGGAACAACCCGCGACAAGGAGGCGCGAAAAAATGTACCTATCTTGGCTAAAAAACGTCTCGTTGTATCTAAAAGCATAAAAACGCCGTCATGCATCCTTCCTGATTCCACAACTGTTTTTGACTCATGATTCTGAGTTGTTTTTATGAAGGTATTCATCGCGCTCCATGCAAAAAACAAATAAACTCAAGCTATCTTGAATATTATATTAAAAAAATCCTATAGACACCTCTATACATTCCATGAAAACGCTTCTCATCTGTCTGATTACCGTATCATAATATTTTTTCGCCCATTGGCTCTACATTACCCATAATGGGCTCAATATCTCTTGTATATCTTAACTCTTTATCAAGCAAAAACAATACCACATTTTGTAGGACTCTACCCAAAGAACAAAATCCAGATAAAAATATTTTTCATTCTCAAAAGATAAAAAAGAAAAAGAGGCGTTATTTTCTTATCCCCTCCCCCTCTCTTCCCGCGTTTTTTTCAAATACGTATACTCTTTACCCACCCAGGATTCAGCATATTATACTGTGCAA contains:
- a CDS encoding IS1380 family transposase, which gives rise to MKSKQNKRSARVSPKKIQINKGAKGVTAQAGLIPAVKFLQKHNVGQLIQETLEHQRGATATYDAVDIIFLPLIAIIGGARSISNIATVWADSVLCRIAGWRLIPDETTFGRLFRTFSYRHINNLEVLNHRLRARMWRKGLRSGKSKVGAAHCLVVDVDSTEKTVYGSQQGAAKGFNPHKRGAKSYHPLLAFCAESKEILQGWLRCGNAYTSNGIVEFTKQLLAHLPNGTRILFRGDSGFFVGALLDLLDQYGHSYLIKVKLKGLVTLLSKQSWEPVPGQAGWEQCIFFHKCTTWSSTRLFVAVRREKPADPAKPATLFEMKEFDYFCYVVSEIADPWQVHKRYGQRATCETWIEEAKNQTALVHIKTEDFWANSVLFQTAILAYNTIRWMALLSGNAVLRRWEPGTIRTFLVRVAGKYTTGGRQQKLFVPERMLYSTQWDDWVAVGLY
- a CDS encoding PilZ domain-containing protein is translated as MDATNGILCPIPDDERTPFVDVLLKFIDWQKVRIENAEKENSRLKKELAQLQQQVIVERENKILESALSIQQNNLRAKPKRKKVLVPLKIQKQEAVHPENVQQLLVKNIQQLLVNIGSKNKRQFTRLHIQLDADLDFGSQRYYRHAVENISLGGLYVNGSFGQHLGDICTVSINHSDFDEAFEVHATCAVIRGGEQGVALEFVSMKLDDFCHLQTVLLYGADDPFILGTEFVNNVNLELEGDLILCRTFSFYREKEKKRRIA
- the dapB gene encoding 4-hydroxy-tetrahydrodipicolinate reductase, translated to MTKVIVAGASGRMGQRICYMVDQHPDLTLAGAFEQASNPNVGKDAGEIAGIGTSGVIIADSLEKVIDDGEVIIDFTFHKATMEFVKIAAKHGRAMVIGTTGLSADDLTILRNTAAEHFPCVQAPNMAVGVNVLFKLVEKAAAVLGDSYDVEIVEAHHRMKKDAPSGTALKIGEMAAKGLGRDLAKVGVFERNGIIGERTDQEIGIQTIRAGDIVGEHTAYFAGPGERIEITHRAHSRDNFAGGAAKAAAWVVSQPKGLYTMFDVLGLSEF
- a CDS encoding Uma2 family endonuclease, translated to MGSPDLTAKRHYTVDDYASWNDGQRYELLHGDVHAMTPAPSWLHQVVSANLGFEIQARLRSMKKCHLVHAPIDVYLLNDTVVQPDIIVVCDPKKIEKKGCVGAPDLVVEILSPSTAKTDWKDKYALYEAAGVREYWIVNPEDTLVHVFRLTEGKFYLENTYSLENTVPIGIFDDVVIDLKNVFENDRD
- the folK gene encoding 2-amino-4-hydroxy-6-hydroxymethyldihydropteridine diphosphokinase produces the protein MSTARPGLIDCADCFKTAFMDTPFPASAYIGLGSNLGNSRSLLQEAWQALDQHPEVTIQTLSSPYRTQPVGMESEHWFINAVGCLHTRLSPEKLLDLLLATEHKFGRIRHPELEGYQDRTLDLDLLLYEDLVLENSRLILPHPALHERLFVLVPLSEIGARVEHPRLKKSIAELLAEQETRSGREGIEQSSWQEEYAGN